Genomic segment of Xanthobacter dioxanivorans:
GCCAGTGGCTCGCGGGCGTCGGCGAGGCTGTTGGCGTGAACGACCCTGCCAAGGTGCAGGCCGGCAGCATGGGCGAGAAGCTGGCACGCGCCGCTGGCGCCGGTGCTGGTGGCATGCTTGCGCCTGAGGCTATGCTGGGCGGCTTGAACCGCGCCGGTGTGGTCGGTGAAGGCGCCATGAACACACTCGGGCAGGTCTTCGGCCGCTCGGCCTCGGTCGGCGATGCCGCGGTAAACGCTGGCGTCGGCGCCGCGGCTGGTGTCGGCGGGCAGATGGCGGGACAGGTTGTTCCCGAACCGTGGAAGCCGCTTGCGGAGACGGTCGGCGGCATGGCCGGGGCCGGCGTGGGTGTCGGTGCCGTGGCGGCCGGGCGCGGCGCGGCTGGCCTGCCGCAGGCGTGGCGCGACTTCCGTCTGTCCGATCCGGCGACACAGGAGCGCGTGGCCGGTGAGCGCCTTCAGCAGTGGGCGACCGACCCCGCCGCGGTGCGCGATACGCTGGACGCGGCGGCGGCATCTAAGCAGGTCGGCATGCCGACCGAGCCCGGCGCCGTGGCCCGCAATCTGGTGGCCGGCTCCGAGCCCACGACCTTCCAGTTGACGGGCGACATGGGCCTTGGCGCGCTTGAGCGCACGAGCGCGGCGCAGAACCCGGCCGAGTTCATGCAGCGCAGGGCGGACCAGAACACGGCCCGCGTCGGCGCGCTGGAGGCGATCCAGCCCAAGGGCGCGCCGGAGCAGGTGGTGGGCGTGCTGCGGCAGAACCTCGCCGCGTTGGACCAGCAGACCGGGCAGGCGCTGGAAGCCGCGACCGCCACGGCCCGGCAGGCCACGGGCAGGTTGGGCGGCGAGGGTGCGCCGGAAGCCTATGGCGGCGCGATCCGCCAGAGCATCATGGACGCCCGCAGCGTGGCCAAGGAGCGCGAGCGCGCCCTGTGGCAGGCTGTGGACCCCAATGGAGACTTGAACCTTCCGGCGACGGGCGTGCGTGACACGGCCCGGACCATCGTGAAGGGGCTGGAGAAGTCCGCCGCGCCGTTGGCCGGCGAGGAGCGCGCCACCATCGTCACCGCCCTGAAGTATCCCGATGTGGTGCCGTTCCGCGAGATGACGGCGCTCCGCAGCCGGGTCTCGGACGCCATGCGTCAGGAGATGATGACGAACGGGCAGTCCCGCGTGTATGCTCGCCTGTCGCAGCTTCGCGGTGCCATCGAGCGTGATATTGAGAACGCCGTGGCCGCGAAAGCGGAGATGGAACAGCAGGCGGTGCAGGCCGGCGCGATGTCCGAAGAGGACACGATGGCGGCGGCAATCGCGCAGCTCCAGCGGGACCAACAGGCTTGGTATGAGCGACGCGCCTCCGAGACGTCCATGGGGCAAGGCGTTGCAGAAGGTGGTGGCGGAAATGCCGCCTTCGGACCGGGCCGAGTTCATCCAACACCTGGAGGCCAAGTACCGGGCGGAGGGGGATTTCGCGATGCTCCGCGAGATCAAGGCGTACAAAGCCCTGGCATCTTCCCCGCCGATCTCCAGCCCAATTTCGATGAAGGCGCCGCAGGACGATTGAAGGCTGCGTCCGAGGCGACGAAGCAGCGGGCTCAGACCTTCGACAGCGGCCGGGTGGGCGGCGCCATCAAGCGCTCCGGCTCCACCGGCCCTTTCCAGATGGAAGCCTCTGTCGTTCCCGGCCGGTTCTTCGTGGCCGGCCCGCGCGGGTTCGAGGCCATGCAGTCGCTGCGCAACGCCTCTCCCGGCGCGATGGCGCAGGTCCGGGAATATGCCATCAGCACGCTCCGCAAGGCCGCGCAGAGCCCCCTCGACGGCACGCTTGACCCCGCCAAGGTGCAGGCGTGGCGCCAGAAGCACGCCGACGCCCTTCGTGCCATCCCCGAGGTGGACCGCATGCTTGCCGACCCGGTGCAGGCGTCGGAGACGCTCGCGCGGCTCGCCACGGCCCGCAAGGAGCAGATGGACGCCTTCCAGCAGGGCGCCGTCGCTCGGCTGCTCAACGTGGAAGACCCGGCCGACGTGTCCAAGATCATCGGCGGCATCTTCTCGCGGCAGGACGCCGTGCAGCAGATGGCCCGCCTCGCCCGCGAGACAGCAGGGAATGATGAAGCGCGGCAGGGCCTGCGCAGGGCGGTGGCGGATTTTATCGAGAAGCGCTTCATCTCGAACACAGAGGCGGCCACGAGCGAAGAGGGCCTGATCCGGGCGGACAAATTCCAGGAGTTTGTGAAGCAGTCCGTTCCGGCGCTGAAGCATGTGCTGTCCGGCCCGGAAATCATGGTGCTCCACGCCATCGCGGCGGACCTGAAGCGGGCAAACCGCTCCGTCACGGCGGTGAAACTGCCTGGCGGGTCGAACTCGGTGCAGGACGCGCTAAGCGTCGGGAAGGCGAACAGCGCGCAAAGCTGGCTATCCCGCATCCTGTCGCCGGGCGCGCTCGCCAGTGCTGGCGCGGCGGCGGGGAGCGTGGTAGGCGGCGCGCTGGGTGCTGCGGCCGGCGGAGCGGGGGGCGCTCACTTCGGGCGCGTCATCGAGGCGATGCGGCAGGCCGGCCTTCAGAGCGTGGACCAGATCGTCACCGACGCGATGCTCAATCCCGAACGTGCCCGTGCCCTGCTGGCGCAGGTGAAGGGCGAACCCACCACGGGGCAGGCCATCAGCCTTGCCCGGGTCTACATGCGCGCCGCCGTGGCGGCAGATGCGGATGCCCCGGAAGACAGCGGCACCCGACGCCAGTCCAACGCCCCGAACCCGCCCCAAGCCGCCCCCGCGGTGCAGCGCTCGTTTGGCGATTTGATCCGGTAGGACGAAGCACGATGGATGACGAAAAGGATCAGGAGCGCCGGCACCGCAACGAGCGGGGCCAGTTTGTGACGGGCCATGCCTCGCTCGGCGGACGCCCCAAGGGCTCCCGGAACCGACTGGGCGAGGAGTTCCTCGAGCGGCTCTATGCCGACTTCGCGGAACATGGGCCGGATGCCATCGCCCGCGTCCGCGAGGAAAAGCCGGACCAGTACCTGCGCGTGATCGCCTCGCTCCTGCCCAAGGAGGTGAAGGTGTCGACCGAGGCCGACCTCTCAGACGAGGAACTGGACCGCCGCATCCGCCAGCTTGCGGCGGCGCTCGACCTCACGTTCGGCGAGGGCGGGGTGGTGCATTGAGGGGTGGCATGAAAGGCCGCAAAGGCCAACGCGACGCTCCCGGCACCCCGGAACGACAAACCTTTAGACTACGACTAGTTTATACAGTCGACTTTTTGCACCCACTTTTTCTACGGCGTCGAAAACAGACTCGGCAAATAGATACGACTTCGCCATGCTTACGCGAAACTCTCCAGTTGAAAACATATCATGAAATCTGTCCGCATCGCTCTTTTCGACAAGAAATTCAATATATCCACGGATTATCGACTCTATAGAGACGTGAGCGTCGGATAGGTCGGGGATGGAAAGCATCCACTCCAGCCGCTCCGTTGGAGACAAGGATACCATTTCACGCACGTCTGATGGAGCAACGGAGCCAAATAGTCTGTACTTTGCGAGAAGAAACATTATTCCCGAATAACAAGTGAGAAGCCTGCTATGCTTGAGGGTATAATTTTTCTTGCGTCTCTTTATATTCTTTTCTTCCGGCTCTTTTTCAGTTCTTGCTTCATAGTTTACGCACAGCGTGCGCCAAAGTCGCAATATGTCGTTTACCAAAAATGCCGGAATAAATTCATCTTTATGGTCTTCATAGTCACGCCAGTAAGCTGCAATTACATCATCGATTATCTCTCGATAAACATCAACGCCAATTAATGGCTTGCTCTCCAAAAGCAAAAGCAGCCGTGCAGTAAATGTGTTTAAGGCATCATCTTCTGGCTTTCCGAGTTTATCCTTTATGTCTTTTATGGTGTAGTGCGATAAATATTGCCCATCACCGTCGAAGTCTTTAATGCCGAGCTCTCTGGTCGCCTTGATTAGGTCAGCTTTAAGGCATATCTCGTCCAGCTGACGCAGGCGGCTTTCTGGCTTTTTTGCGCTCTCGTCTTTTAGTTTGCTTACGATAAACAGGTCCAAATCACTGTCCGAGCCAGCCTCGCGCCTGCCGAACGACCCGGTGGAATAGACGCAGGCAGAGCCTCGAATTAATGCCTCTGCACTCCCAAGGTGACTGCGAAGGCTTTCCGTCCGATGGTCGGTATCTTTCCTGCGCGCAGCCAACTCGGACATCAACGCCCCTCCCACTCAAACACGTTGGCAAATATTTCGGCTTGCTCAATAGCATCGTCTAGAGCGTTGTGAGTGTGCGCGCGACTTGAGGAAAGCCGAGACGGAAGTTTCGAGCGACTTGCCTCTGAAATGGGAATTCGAGCCTTGACGGCCATTGCGGTCTTAAGGTCAAAGCAACGCGAATACCCGAATGGAGAGCCTTCCTTCGTAAATTGAACGAAGTACCAATATAGCCACGCCCAATCAAAACTGACCGGATAAGCTACAAGAACAGGGCGCGCATTACCCGCAACGTTTGAAATCCACTCGTTCGCCTCTGACATAGCTCGCTGAGGGTCCATGCCTCGTACGCAAAGAGCATTTCTGTCGAGGCCATTTACCTGCAAAGCCTCCGGTTGGAAGTTATTAGAGATGGGCTGCATCTCTCTGTAAAAGGTTTTATGATACCCACTTGGGCGCAAGAATCTTTTGCCATCAAAGGAGCCCGCATACACCAGTGCGAACGACAAAAGAGAGTACGTCCCGGGAATGGGCCCGTCCGTCTCAATGTCCGCTGAAAAATAAGCATCTGTCGTCGTGGGCGCGCTCCTAAACCTGTCATCGCTCTCTGACAAAGCCGCCACCATGCTCCCGTGAATCGCGTAGTTCATCCTAGTGGCCTCACTCTTCCCACTCCATCGCAGCAGGCGTGCATCCTGCCGCGTCACTCCCCACCGGTTGGCCTTCAAACTCGGCCTTAGGTCAACAGTTCGGGTTCTAGTTTGGCACGGATTCGGTGCGCCGTCCTGTCGGATCGGGTCGTCTGACGGGGTTTGGGCTAGCTCACAACCCCTGCCTATATCTTGTCACCAGATTTCGCCCGTAGGCGCCTTCCGGCGCTCCTTGTGCGCCTCGCATAGGCGATGATGAACTCGGGCTGGTCGGGCCGCAGCGGCGCGCCATCGGCACCCCTTAGCATCGGGCCGCCGCGCCAAGCGTAGTAGTAGACCCGCTTGGACCCGTCGGCGAGCGTCTTGGTGGCGCTAGCGAGCCCCGGCAGCTTTTGCCGCATTCCCCTCGCGCTCCACGCATCCCACGGATGCCTCGATGCCCCTTCCGGGCGCCGACGAGTCATTGTCGTCTCGACCGACATTGATGCCGAGACCGGTGCCGCCGCCCAGGGCGACGCCGGCGCCCATGCCGCCCGGTCCCGCGCCATCCTTGCTGCGCTCTCCTTTTTCCTTGCCCCTCGAGGAGGGCGATCGGGATGGACCTTGCCTCGGGAGTTCAAGGTCCGGTGGGACCGGATCAAGGTCGAGCGCCTCGCGGATGAAATCGCGCAGCGAAACGACAAGGTCATGGGTGTGCACCGGCCGGCCGGCGACCAGCTCCGCAACGGCTTTCGCAGCGAGGCGCACATGCTCCTCCGTGCCCAGCAAAATCACATCGGACAGTGCCGCTTCGACCGCATCACGAATTCTGCGGGCCCGGTCGGAGCCTGCAGTAGGATTCAGTCCGGCGCCGGTGGTTTCGTCGGGTTCCCGCCGCCGGAAATCGCGGAGATGGGTCGGATCAACCGTGAGCGTCCCGGTAAACGACCCGCCCAGGGTCTTGTAGGCCGTGATCAAGGTGCGGAGCCGCTCGTTGATCTGGCGGTTCACGCGCTCCCTGCGCTGCCGGATCGTAAACATCGCCAGCAGACGGATGCCCACTCCAATGATGGTGAAGAGGGCGAGGCCCGCAAGGCCGAGGAGCAGGCTCCGCCAGGAGCTGAAATCGATCCCGTGCAAGTCGCATCCGCTATGGTTGGGGTGGGCCGCCCTGCCGCCAGCACGATCCCATCGGTAACTCCGTCGGAAAGAACTGGTTCACGAGTGCGGTGCCCCACGCACGCGCCGATCCACGTTTGGCTTGATCGCTGGTCTCAAAGCGTCCGGAGCGAAGTATCATTGTGGCGAATGGTGGGGGCGGAAATGAGAGTAGACCAGCTGTTGGACGCCGCTGTGGAGGATGCGCGTGAGCGCCACAAGGCGGTTATCGAATTGATCCGATTTACGGACCAGCAAGCGATATCCTTGCTAAATTTTCATGCTGCGCTTGGCGTGGCACTTGTATCCGGCGCGGCGGCTTGCCTGGGCAAGGACCCCCTTGTGCCGGCATTCGTCGGGATCGCCTTCGGCGCAGGTGCCATTTGCTTCATCGCGGGGGCATGGTGCGCGTTAAAAGTGCAGGCATCAGCCACCATTTCGTTGCCCGGAAGAGAGCCCAAATTCTGGATATGGGCTGCTCACGGCGAAATCGGTAATGATTTAGTATTCGAAGAATATATGAACAGCTTAGCGCGAGGACAAATAAAAAACGACGAGGCAAATATCTATGGCGTAAAATGGTTGAAGCGCGCGCGGGCGTGTGTATTTGCAGCACCGATCGCAGCCATATCTGCGTCCGGCGCTGCATATTTTTCTGTTAATCTTCTATCTTTGGTGACCGGATAAACGGTGGGACTTCAAGTTTCGTATGGTACGTCTCAACTGGAGGGGGCGGTGGGCCGCTGTCAGGCGGGTTGGATGGAATGGTAGGCTCTTTTGGTTTGGGATCTTTTTCCTCTTCCATGCTCGTCCTCCCCGTGTAGAACCGCGAAATGCACCCACATCCTGCCAAGATAAAGAATAAGAGTCGATGGGTGCCCAAAAAAGCCCGTCATTGAGAGCGGTCTAGACGATTCGGCGGCGCTGGTGATCATAAGGCGGCAACGTGCGCCGGATGCCAACATGGGGCGCGCCGGGAAATCGGGGGCGGACTGCCCGGCTCAGACCCGGGCAGGCCTGGGACAGGCCGCAGAGGCGTGCGTCGGACGAGTTTAATAGCCACGCTGAGCGCCAGAACGCCTTGCGGGCGGAGGGGGACGTTGGCTCCGGCCGGCGTGGTTTGCAGCGGCACGGGGTTCCGCGTCGCGCGAACCAGATAGATGATCACCTGGGCGTTGCTGGTCTGGCTGTCGAGGCCGACATTCGCAAAAGCTATCGGCAGCAACGATGAAGGGCCAGAGGGTTTCCCCCGAACGGGCGATGCCATCCTCGGCCCGGGGGCGCATATCACACCAGCTTCATCCGCCTGGGCGATGATGTCGGGCGGCTTCCCGATGGGAGATGGCAATGCGCAAGTGGCTCCTCGCTGGCATTCTCGCGACCGTCCTCTCTGGGCCTGCTGCAGCTTGGTGGGACGGCGGGCACATGCAAATCGCCTATGTCGCCTATAAGCACCTCGATGCGCCCGTGAAGGACAAGGTCGACGCGCTGCTCCGCCTCAATCCGGACTATGCGAAGTGGACCGCCGCGGCCCCCGACCCGAACACGGCTAAGCTCTACGCCTTCATCCATGCGGCCACCTGGGCCGATGACATCAAGACGAAGGCATACAACTACACCCGTGACAAAGTGACGGAGCCGGCCGCGGGGCAGAACATCGGGTACGCCGACCGCAACCAGCATTCCTTCTGGCATTACAAGGACGTGCTCTATACCCCCGATGGGTCGCCCCTGCCGCAGCCTGATCCGGTCGACGCGGTCACGCAGCTGAAGCTCATGATTAGGGCTCTGCCGCCCACCTCTGGCGCCACGGATGATGTGCGCTCCTACGATCTGGTGTGGATGCTGCACCTGGTCGGAGATCTGCATCAGCCGCTGCACGCCGTGGGCCGGTATACCCGCGAGATCCCCGACGGCGACGCCGGCGGCAATGCCGAGAGCGTCATCCCCGCGACGGGCGAATCCATCGCTCTGCACGCCTATTGGGATCGCATTCTCGGCGGCTATGTCTCGCCGGCCGGCGCAGTGTTCGACGCGGACAACGATGGGATCGCGGACATCAAGGTGAGCCCCGCGGCGGCGCAGGTGGTGGACCCGGAGGCGTGGGTGCAGGAGAGCTTCGAAGTCGCGAAGCAGTTTGCCTATGCGCCGCCAGTCGGCAACGGACCGAACGCGGTCCTGCTTACTCGGGACTATGAGACGAACGCCCGCAACATCGCCCGTGCCCAGGCGGCACTAGCGGCGGCGCGACTTGCGAATCTGATCAACGCGGCGCTGAAGTAGCTTAGGCGCGGCGCACCCCTGTGGGCTATGTTCGTCGCCCCGTGGGACTGGCGGCAGGGCGCGCGATGAAGGACGAGCCTTGGACCTCACCAGATGCGCCGCGATGGAAGCGGTGGGCAGGCAACATCATCTTGGCCACCTGCGCTCTCGGGGCCTGGGTGCTCTTTCTCCTTGATCCGATCGTTCGGCTCTGGCGCTGGTGGTTCGGCGTCTGACACTTCGGCACCGTCGAACGGCGTCCCGACCGGTGATAGCCTCCCTTCACCGGCTTCGTCCGTGGGAGGGAATCATGAAGACGCTCGCACTTGCGTTCGCCCTGCTATCGCTTTCTCCAGCCGCCGCCTCGGCTGATACCTGCGTCGCCAATGCGGACGCAAAGAAGCTCGCCGGCGCGGCGCGCACCAGCTTTCTCACGAAGTGCCAGAAGGATGCGGCCGCAGCCTGCAGCACCCAGGCGACCGAGAAGAAACTCCATGGCGCGGCGCAGACCAGCTTCACCACCAAGTGCGTCAAGGATGCCGTGGGGCAGTGATCGCCTTCGCCCCTCAGCTGGCGGATTGGGCCGATGGTGGGCCCATCGGCGCGTGGCCTTGCGGCCAGACGATGTTCGGCGCGGCGTCCGCTGGCTTCTTCCCCTTTGGATAGAGGATGACCCGCAGCGGGTTCGGAGTGTGCTCCAGGGTGGCGCCGGACGCCGCGTCGGCGGCGAGGCCGATCACCCCGCCCACGATGGCGTTGCCCACGATCCCGGCGGCCGCGCCTTCACCTGCAATCCGCGTCTTTACCTCGACCTCTTCGGGCTCGTAGCCGGCCTTGGTGAAGGTGACGGAGAACTCGTCCTTCCTGTTCACCGTCATCGTGCAGGGGGTCGTGCAGGTGAAGCCAGTGGAGGTGCGGACATCCGCTCCGCTCGGCTCCGACTGGATCTGCACTTGGCTCGTCGTGCCGCGCGTGATCGTGGCGCAGGCAGCAAGCGATACCCCGGCGCCCATCGCGAGCGCCAGCCTTATCTTCGTGTTCATGAAAGTCCCCTGACCCAAGGGAAGAATGCCAAGGGCAGGGTTGAGAGTCCAGCGGTCTGCTACCGTACAGCGGCCGGAGGCTGGGAATATGGCGCTGCGGTGCGCCTGCGGCTTCGCCACATGCAGAACATGCCCATCCCGCCGAGGAGCCACGCCAGAAGCGGGTGCCAAAAGGGAAACAACAGCACTGTCAGAACGTGTGGGGGTGGACCTGCCACCTGTACGGGTTGGGCGAACACCACACCTTTCAACGAGAGTTTCCCGGGCCATAGCAGGCTCTGCATTGGCTCTCCACCCCAAGTAAAGGGCCGCGGCGGTGCTGCAACGGAGCCATCCGGATTGAAAAATTCGACTTCCTTGGTGCGCCTCGATGCGAGGGCGATTGCTCCCTCCCGCGTCAGGCCCAGGGCAAACTGCCCGCCGCCGTTGTTGGCGAACCAGCCATTTAGGAAGCGGCCGTCGCGGTCGTATCTCTGGATTCGCGCGAAGGGCATGGACGCCGTGACCGTGGTCGCGTCTGGTCCCGTAATTGCTGTCGTATCGAAGAAGGCGGGTAGTTCGACGTGATTCAGAAGGTCGCCGGTGGCGGCCAGCAGAAAGGGGCCAAAGAAGCCGAGGCTGCCGAGGGCGAGCAGGACGGCGCACCACACATGACCGCCGCGGCCGATACGCAGTGCGTCTCTCCACCAGACCGCAAGCAGGATCAGCGAGAATAGCACCATGAACCACATCAGGTATCCTCCAGCACTGAGGATATCACCTCTACCGCATGCGCCTGATAGCCAGATGAAGCGGCAGGGCGAGGGCGACACCGAGCCAGTAGGCCACGATGTTCCACGGGTTGAAGATGCGGCCCAGCAGCAGCGCGCCGGCGAGGGTGGCGCGGAAGGCGTCGAGGGTGGGCGCGTGGTAGAGGCGGAACAGCTCCGCCGCGAGTGCGATGGATGCGGCCACCACGGGCGCGAGCCACCAGCGCATGTCGTCTGTCGCCGCCCCGACGATGAGGAGCACCATGGCGCCCCACAGCACCCCGCCGCCGTAGTTGAGGAAGAAGCCCGGCAGCCCCATGGGCACGAGGCGCCAGACGAGGCCGCCCACCATCACCACCAGCGCCGCGGCGAGATAGAGGGCGGCGCGGCGAAGCCTCTCCTTCTGCGCCCCCGTCACGCCGGGCTCCCTTCGCGTGCCGTCTGAGCGGCGGTCTCGGTGTTGCGCCACAGGGCGGCGGCGACCAGCGTGTAGGAGATCAGCATCAAGAGAAACCACGAGGTGAGCTTGGCCGGCGACACCATGGCCCAGCCCTTCGTCTGGTGGGGATAGAGCCACGCGCCGGCCCCGGTGCCGATGTTCTCGCCGAACCAGATGAACAGCGCCACCAGGAAGAAGCCGAGCAGCAGAGGCATCCGCCGATGGACCTTCCAGACCTTGAAGTGGATCACAGTCCGGCGGAACAGCACGGCCGCCACCACCACCAGGAGCCAGCGCGCATCAAGGCCCCAATGGTCGGTGAAAAAGTTGAGATAGATGGCGGCGGAGAGGACGCCGAGCGTCCAGAGCGGGGGATGGCCGGTGAAGCGGAAGTCGAACAGACGCCATGCGCGGGCGATGTAGCTGCCCACCGCCGCATACATGAAGCCGGTGAACAGCGGCACGCCGGCGAGGCGCAGATAGCTTGCCTCCGGATAGTGCCAGGAGCCAACCGACGTCTTGAACAGCTCCATCGCCGTGCCGACGATGTGGAAGACGAGGATCACCTTCGCCTCCTCCAGCGTCTCCAGCCGGAACGCGAGGAGGGCGAGCTGCACGGCCACCGCAGCGACCACCAGCGCGTCGTAGCGGGGAATGGCGGCGTGCTGCGGATACCAGAGCCGGGTCGCGATGATGAGGGCGAGGAGGATGCCGCCGAACAGACAGGCCCAGCCCTGCTTGATGCCGAAGCGTAGGAATTCGTAGAACCCCGCCATGGCCGGCCCGCGCCCCGCGAACCATGCGCCGAGGCGCGCCTCCCGCGCCGCGAATGCTGCAATGATCGGCCAGTCGTCGCCGGCGCGCGGCGCGCCGCCCTCGATCCACATGACGCATCCCACCCTGTCCCGCCGCGAGATGGCGCTCTCATCCCGGCAATTTCAAGCCTGTCCAGTGCTCCCGTCCGTGGGCCTGTCGCCCTCATGTGCCTGATGCTGCACGTCGTATAGGACCGGAATGGGAAAAGGCAGGGCCGGAGGTGTTCTTGTCGCGGGCGATGGGGGGCAGCCTTTGTTCGGCGCCGCGCAGGCGAGCCTGAGGATAGCGAGGATGATCGCCCGCGTCGCCTTTCCCTGCCGCTCCATCGAGATCAGGCTCGCCTTCCGGCCGAGGAGTGCGACATGCAACTGCGGTGGGCAGCCAGGGGCGCGAAGGCGGCAGCGATGGCCAGAGAGCGCATTGCGAAGACCGGAATGGCGCCGGGTGGAGCACCGATCTGGACAGATCGGGAATTGGCGTTGTTGGCGGTGATCTTCCCCGATTATGAGCGAGCCGTAGCCGTGTTGGAGCGCCGCTCTTACTCGGCCGTGAAGCACAGAGCGCGCTCAATGGGGCTTACCGATTGCCGCCACATCTGGACGGGAGCCGAAGTGGCGCGCCTGCGCAAGCTTTATCCCACGGCGGATCGCCAAACGCTCGCGGCGTCATTTCCTGGAGTTCCATTCAGCAAAATAGAAGCCAAAGCGAAGCACGTCGGACTTCACCGTTTGCGCCGCCCACTAAAACAAACGGGCATACCCGCTATCGATCAAATTCGGGCTCGCGCCGTCGAGCTGAATGTGTCGATGGTCGATTTGGATGCTATGGCGAAGACCAAGACGTACTTTCAGAAGGCGGGCTGGATACGCGGTGTCGTCAACTATCGCGCCATCGGGCGGGCCGCTACCGCCCTCGATGGTCTGGTGGCGGTGCGCTGGAGCTAGCGGCATTAGGGCGCGCCCTTCCGCAGCCTCA
This window contains:
- a CDS encoding nucleotidyltransferase domain-containing protein; protein product: MSELAARRKDTDHRTESLRSHLGSAEALIRGSACVYSTGSFGRREAGSDSDLDLFIVSKLKDESAKKPESRLRQLDEICLKADLIKATRELGIKDFDGDGQYLSHYTIKDIKDKLGKPEDDALNTFTARLLLLLESKPLIGVDVYREIIDDVIAAYWRDYEDHKDEFIPAFLVNDILRLWRTLCVNYEARTEKEPEEKNIKRRKKNYTLKHSRLLTCYSGIMFLLAKYRLFGSVAPSDVREMVSLSPTERLEWMLSIPDLSDAHVSIESIIRGYIEFLVEKSDADRFHDMFSTGEFRVSMAKSYLFAESVFDAVEKVGAKSRLYKLVVV
- a CDS encoding 3'-5' exonuclease — encoded protein: MNYAIHGSMVAALSESDDRFRSAPTTTDAYFSADIETDGPIPGTYSLLSFALVYAGSFDGKRFLRPSGYHKTFYREMQPISNNFQPEALQVNGLDRNALCVRGMDPQRAMSEANEWISNVAGNARPVLVAYPVSFDWAWLYWYFVQFTKEGSPFGYSRCFDLKTAMAVKARIPISEASRSKLPSRLSSSRAHTHNALDDAIEQAEIFANVFEWEGR
- a CDS encoding S1/P1 nuclease, producing MRKWLLAGILATVLSGPAAAWWDGGHMQIAYVAYKHLDAPVKDKVDALLRLNPDYAKWTAAAPDPNTAKLYAFIHAATWADDIKTKAYNYTRDKVTEPAAGQNIGYADRNQHSFWHYKDVLYTPDGSPLPQPDPVDAVTQLKLMIRALPPTSGATDDVRSYDLVWMLHLVGDLHQPLHAVGRYTREIPDGDAGGNAESVIPATGESIALHAYWDRILGGYVSPAGAVFDADNDGIADIKVSPAAAQVVDPEAWVQESFEVAKQFAYAPPVGNGPNAVLLTRDYETNARNIARAQAALAAARLANLINAALK
- a CDS encoding PEGA domain-containing protein; translated protein: MNTKIRLALAMGAGVSLAACATITRGTTSQVQIQSEPSGADVRTSTGFTCTTPCTMTVNRKDEFSVTFTKAGYEPEEVEVKTRIAGEGAAAGIVGNAIVGGVIGLAADAASGATLEHTPNPLRVILYPKGKKPADAAPNIVWPQGHAPMGPPSAQSAS
- a CDS encoding NHL repeat-containing protein is translated as MWFMVLFSLILLAVWWRDALRIGRGGHVWCAVLLALGSLGFFGPFLLAATGDLLNHVELPAFFDTTAITGPDATTVTASMPFARIQRYDRDGRFLNGWFANNGGGQFALGLTREGAIALASRRTKEVEFFNPDGSVAAPPRPFTWGGEPMQSLLWPGKLSLKGVVFAQPVQVAGPPPHVLTVLLFPFWHPLLAWLLGGMGMFCMWRSRRRTAAPYSQPPAAVR
- a CDS encoding ribosomal maturation YjgA family protein, with amino-acid sequence MTGAQKERLRRAALYLAAALVVMVGGLVWRLVPMGLPGFFLNYGGGVLWGAMVLLIVGAATDDMRWWLAPVVAASIALAAELFRLYHAPTLDAFRATLAGALLLGRIFNPWNIVAYWLGVALALPLHLAIRRMR
- a CDS encoding DUF817 domain-containing protein; the encoded protein is MWIEGGAPRAGDDWPIIAAFAAREARLGAWFAGRGPAMAGFYEFLRFGIKQGWACLFGGILLALIIATRLWYPQHAAIPRYDALVVAAVAVQLALLAFRLETLEEAKVILVFHIVGTAMELFKTSVGSWHYPEASYLRLAGVPLFTGFMYAAVGSYIARAWRLFDFRFTGHPPLWTLGVLSAAIYLNFFTDHWGLDARWLLVVVAAVLFRRTVIHFKVWKVHRRMPLLLGFFLVALFIWFGENIGTGAGAWLYPHQTKGWAMVSPAKLTSWFLLMLISYTLVAAALWRNTETAAQTAREGSPA